In the Streptomyces cinnamoneus genome, CGGTCGTCGAACGGTACGGCCCGGCCCGCACCACCATGGCCGACCCCGCCCTCGTCGAACTGGTCGTCAGCTCCGACAGCGACGAGGCGGCCAGAGCCCGGGCGCTCCGGCTCCTGGGCTTCGCCCCCGGACTGCCGGTCCGCGTCGTCGCCGTACGGTCCCGGCTTCCGCTCGACCAGATCGGTGGTCGGATCTGCCCGAGCCGCCCGGTGAAGGCGGCGCCCCTCGCCGATGTGGGCGTCCTCCTGGCCACCACGGTGGACCCGGCCCGGTTCCCGGCAGGCGTACGCGCGGGCATCGGCGCCGCCGAAAGCCCCGACCGTTCCTGGCGGGAGGCCCGCACGGCCCTCCGCTTCGCCACCGCACGCCAGCCGGTCGTCCACCACGACGAACTGGGGGCGTTGGCGCTGCTCGCCCAGGTGCCCGAGGCCGCCGCGAGCGACAACACCGACGTGGCCGCGATCGCCCGAATCGCCGGCAACGCGGAAGATCTGGAGACGCTGGACGCCTACTGCGCCACCGGCTCCCTGCGCCGGGCGGCTGACCGTCTCCACCTCCACCACAGCAGCGTCGCCCGCCGGCTCGAGCAGCTCGGGAAGACCATAGGCGTCGAAATCACCGAGCCCACCGGCCTGATACGGGCAAGGATCGCCCTCACCCTGTGGCGGCTGCTCAACGGCTGAGGAAGGTCCCCCTAGGGGGTGTGCCGTCAGCCGCCCCCAGCGCCTGCACTGCGGCGTAGGACAGGGCCGTGAGGTCCGTCGGCCGGCCGTCGCGGACAGCGGTCGCCGTCGTCACGGCCGCCGCCAGGGCGCTGCGGTAGAGCAGCGAGCCGAGGCTGACCCTGCGCACGCCCAGCGCGGCCAGCTCGGTGAGGGTGGGACCGGTCGGCGCGTACAGGACGTTCAGCGGGACGACGAGGGTGGCCGTCAGGGCGGCGATCCCGTCCGGGGCGGACAGCCCTGGTACGAACACCCCGTC is a window encoding:
- a CDS encoding helix-turn-helix domain-containing protein, translating into MEALAVRLSQLDSQAEGAIRVVMFYDTLMRRRVDLPALARASAGLAECVAGILLHGTGRAIRMSPDGREASTPPPPASTTTAVTLDEEEIGAVWLERPGPPGPLDDLLLDRLAIAVAAVVERYGPARTTMADPALVELVVSSDSDEAARARALRLLGFAPGLPVRVVAVRSRLPLDQIGGRICPSRPVKAAPLADVGVLLATTVDPARFPAGVRAGIGAAESPDRSWREARTALRFATARQPVVHHDELGALALLAQVPEAAASDNTDVAAIARIAGNAEDLETLDAYCATGSLRRAADRLHLHHSSVARRLEQLGKTIGVEITEPTGLIRARIALTLWRLLNG